A region of bacterium DNA encodes the following proteins:
- a CDS encoding tryptophanase yields IEYTIDRVAWLYQNRNLIKGLAFVEEPPVLRFFFGKLRPMENWGEKLVEAFEADFGTAC; encoded by the coding sequence AGATCGAATACACCATTGACCGGGTGGCTTGGCTCTATCAGAATCGCAACTTGATCAAGGGGCTTGCCTTTGTCGAAGAGCCGCCGGTGCTGCGCTTTTTCTTTGGCAAATTGAGACCGATGGAGAACTGGGGCGAAAAATTGGTCGAAGCTTTTGAGGCCGATTTCGGCACCGCGTGCTGA